One window of Campylobacter sp. RM12651 genomic DNA carries:
- a CDS encoding c-type cytochrome, protein MKWLNLSDNVNLLSIIGAVVIVATVLIVSLNVFKQMRIKRKDAETSEHEWDGISEYKNPLPVGWAVMFIVLIVFALWYFLIGFPLNKYSSIGEYNEEVASHNAKYKEKYVAFDDESKLNMGRNVFLLHCAPCHGAEATGINGKAQDLTKWSSVAGILDILENGSTGLGYGEMPAGLVEGDDAKAVATYVANGMQGEVGKDVFETTCAACHGENGEGTEGVAPALNIYTKPDFIKMVLASGKIASADASVKVIGAMPSFKSMLSDEQVDAVARYVSTLSKE, encoded by the coding sequence ATGAAATGGTTAAATCTTTCTGATAATGTAAATTTACTTTCTATAATTGGTGCAGTTGTTATTGTTGCTACCGTGTTGATAGTAAGTTTAAATGTATTTAAACAGATGAGAATTAAAAGAAAAGATGCTGAAACAAGCGAGCACGAATGGGATGGAATAAGTGAATATAAAAACCCATTACCAGTAGGTTGGGCTGTTATGTTTATCGTTTTAATAGTGTTTGCTTTATGGTATTTTTTAATAGGTTTTCCACTAAACAAATATTCATCAATAGGTGAATATAATGAAGAAGTAGCAAGTCATAATGCAAAATATAAAGAAAAATATGTAGCATTTGATGATGAATCTAAATTAAATATGGGTAGAAATGTATTTTTATTACATTGTGCTCCTTGTCATGGTGCTGAAGCAACTGGAATTAATGGTAAGGCTCAAGACTTAACTAAATGGAGTAGCGTTGCTGGAATTTTAGATATTTTAGAAAACGGCTCAACAGGTTTAGGATACGGAGAAATGCCAGCTGGTTTAGTTGAAGGAGATGACGCAAAAGCAGTTGCAACTTATGTAGCAAATGGAATGCAAGGCGAAGTTGGTAAAGATGTATTTGAAACAACTTGTGCAGCTTGTCACGGAGAAAATGGAGAAGGCACTGAAGGTGTAGCACCTGCATTAAATATCTATACTAAACCTGATTTTATTAAAATGGTTTTAGCTAGCGGTAAGATAGCAAGTGCTGATGCAAGCGTAAAAGTAATAGGAGCAATGCCAAGCTTTAAATCAATGCTAAGCGATGAGCAAGTAGATGCAGTTGCTCGTTATGTAAGCACATTATCAAAGGAGTAA
- a CDS encoding DUF4006 family protein, with protein MDNHNRNVFGLHGITGMLIATVLLLSILVGLTIWGINVQQKEIRNPYKLEKIEDAKMHENRSLEDFRKDAK; from the coding sequence ATGGATAATCATAATAGAAATGTGTTTGGATTACACGGAATTACAGGTATGTTAATAGCTACCGTTTTATTATTATCAATCCTAGTTGGGCTTACTATTTGGGGAATAAATGTTCAACAAAAAGAAATCAGAAATCCTTATAAACTAGAAAAAATTGAAGATGCTAAAATGCACGAAAATAGAAGTTTAGAAGATTTTAGAAAGGACGCAAAATGA
- a CDS encoding FixH family protein codes for MIKEGRHWPYLIVGSIIFMMIACIYTVYLSFDYPVDEDESYFLKYQDVENNYAKIKENEKLFLDNFAFRVLGDKTRLDVTKRPAVFVDNEVILQVKEKSNLKASNISVKAKLTRPHTKYEDKEIIVNYDDNLKEFKADLGDISNGRWTLLIDFKINELSKFYKLELCKNQCKKA; via the coding sequence ATGATAAAAGAAGGAAGACATTGGCCTTATTTGATTGTTGGTTCAATTATTTTTATGATGATTGCTTGTATTTACACCGTTTATTTATCTTTTGATTATCCAGTAGATGAAGATGAAAGTTATTTTTTAAAATACCAAGATGTTGAGAATAATTACGCAAAAATCAAAGAAAACGAAAAATTATTTTTAGATAATTTTGCTTTTAGGGTTTTAGGCGATAAAACAAGATTAGATGTTACTAAACGCCCAGCGGTATTTGTAGATAATGAAGTGATATTACAGGTTAAAGAAAAGTCTAATTTAAAAGCAAGCAATATAAGCGTAAAGGCAAAATTAACAAGACCACACACAAAATATGAAGATAAAGAAATCATAGTAAATTATGATGATAATTTAAAAGAATTTAAAGCTGATTTAGGAGATATTTCTAATGGACGCTGGACTTTATTGATTGATTTTAAAATCAACGAACTTTCAAAATTTTATAAACTTGAACTTTGCAAAAATCAATGTAAAAAAGCTTAA
- a CDS encoding PD-(D/E)XK nuclease family protein, with product MYKKDLIVFSNLRQIKNYLASIKNEGFFPTTISINEFLQDFAINDKRRATEVEQIIAMSRACNKTKDYKKLNFSNDFLSFLKNKEYLFSFFSELNSQKVSIDDLRNNDLYSFFDEYLDILEECLKHYKNELDNQNLYDDITIKDLKANWFLLSQYKSISFYLNGFLKQYELEFFESISDKIDVKIITNVSDYNINLLKKSFKIDFEPNHTYTLSFNNSWQILEQTKLNYNNTLKIASFKSSIYQYIYALSLISKYYENDKQIALIMPDESIATSLKALDIHNYLNIASGLNSNEIAQKLNAILGDDELALVQKRLLNTSELDFSDFNKLKEQLLSLSKNAEIKEILKNRLNDIKILNNEFKLTNEQIIKLLDASNIKISHTNGGNVDALGMLESRGMKYDLVIVLDFNDDLVPKRSVSEMFLNNAVRTKAGLISYADRENLQRHYYKELFNAKEVFVLYLENEEKSPARMLKDFSCQRQIVDEKGLMESFLNALNGKIKANENIFEPDLELIKNHNFFAKPLSFSRLSCYLNSPYEYYLKYILELSEPSNSNEKAAVGTMVHEFLQNADFKNLKQEFEKELKDKLSPIDYALIYDNLDEIAYYINNNQPSANCEEKLSGKIANIDAYGIADRISDELIIDYKTTNKPNSTKNHEKQLAFYAMLLDKPTIQTALIYLKSTRGAVFECKNFNKLSQEIESDIATLKDGFVLEKSENAYGYYHLIINKKDRV from the coding sequence ATGTATAAAAAGGATTTGATTGTATTTTCTAATTTAAGGCAAATTAAAAACTACTTAGCAAGTATTAAAAATGAAGGATTTTTTCCAACTACAATTAGTATTAATGAGTTTTTGCAAGATTTCGCAATAAATGATAAAAGAAGAGCGACTGAAGTAGAGCAAATCATTGCTATGAGTAGGGCTTGTAATAAAACTAAAGATTATAAAAAGCTTAATTTTTCAAATGATTTTTTAAGTTTTTTAAAAAATAAAGAATATTTATTCTCATTTTTTAGCGAATTAAATAGCCAAAAAGTAAGTATAGATGATTTAAGAAATAATGATTTATATAGTTTTTTTGATGAGTATTTAGATATTTTAGAAGAGTGTTTAAAGCATTATAAAAACGAATTAGATAATCAAAATTTATATGATGATATAACTATTAAAGATTTAAAAGCTAATTGGTTTTTGCTTAGTCAATATAAATCAATTAGCTTTTATCTAAACGGCTTTTTAAAGCAATACGAATTAGAATTCTTTGAGAGTATTTCGGATAAAATAGATGTAAAAATCATCACAAATGTAAGCGATTACAATATAAATCTTTTAAAAAAATCATTTAAAATAGATTTTGAGCCAAATCATACTTATACTCTAAGTTTTAATAATTCTTGGCAAATCCTAGAGCAAACTAAGCTAAATTATAACAATACCTTAAAAATTGCTTCGTTTAAAAGTTCAATTTATCAATACATTTACGCACTTAGTCTAATATCAAAATATTACGAAAATGATAAACAAATAGCTCTTATTATGCCTGATGAAAGCATTGCAACTAGTTTAAAAGCTCTTGATATTCATAATTATTTAAATATTGCAAGTGGGCTAAACTCAAACGAAATAGCACAAAAACTAAATGCGATTTTAGGTGATGATGAGTTGGCTTTAGTGCAAAAAAGATTATTAAATACAAGCGAACTTGATTTCAGTGATTTTAATAAATTAAAAGAGCAACTATTAAGCCTTAGCAAAAACGCTGAAATTAAAGAAATCCTAAAAAACCGCCTAAATGATATAAAGATTTTAAATAATGAGTTTAAACTAACAAACGAGCAAATCATAAAACTACTTGACGCTAGTAATATTAAAATCTCTCACACAAACGGCGGAAATGTTGATGCTTTAGGTATGCTTGAAAGTCGTGGAATGAAATATGATTTAGTAATTGTTCTTGATTTTAATGATGATTTAGTGCCAAAGCGAAGTGTTAGTGAAATGTTTTTAAATAATGCTGTTCGCACAAAGGCTGGGCTAATTAGCTATGCTGATAGAGAAAATTTACAAAGGCATTATTATAAAGAGCTTTTTAATGCCAAAGAAGTTTTTGTTTTATACCTTGAAAACGAAGAAAAATCACCTGCTAGAATGCTAAAAGATTTTAGTTGCCAAAGACAAATCGTAGATGAAAAAGGGCTTATGGAGTCGTTTTTAAATGCACTCAATGGCAAAATAAAAGCAAATGAAAATATATTTGAGCCTGATTTAGAACTTATAAAAAATCATAATTTTTTTGCAAAACCGCTTAGTTTTTCAAGATTATCGTGCTATTTAAACTCACCTTATGAGTATTATTTAAAATACATTTTAGAATTAAGTGAACCTAGCAATTCAAACGAAAAAGCAGCAGTTGGGACTATGGTTCATGAGTTTTTACAAAACGCTGATTTTAAGAATTTAAAACAAGAATTTGAAAAAGAGCTAAAAGACAAATTAAGCCCAATTGATTATGCTTTAATATACGATAATTTAGATGAAATCGCATATTATATTAACAACAATCAGCCAAGTGCAAATTGCGAAGAAAAGCTTTCGGGTAAAATTGCAAATATTGATGCTTACGGGATAGCTGATAGGATAAGTGATGAGCTAATAATTGATTATAAGACTACAAACAAGCCAAATTCTACTAAAAATCACGAAAAACAATTAGCCTTTTACGCAATGCTTTTAGATAAGCCTACGATACAAACAGCTTTAATTTATTTAAAAAGCACTCGTGGGGCGGTGTTTGAATGTAAAAATTTTAATAAATTATCTCAAGAGATTGAAAGCGACATTGCAACTCTTAAAGATGGTTTCGTCTTAGAAAAAAGTGAAAATGCTTATGGCTATTATCATTTAATAATCAATAAAAAGGATAGAGTATGA
- a CDS encoding UvrD-helicase domain-containing protein, with the protein MKHIALAASAGSGKTFTLSVRYIALVLSGASINDIVALTFTKKAVNEMKERITKVFLELENRAAELQFLQDLLGLSAEQIINTRNKFLKNFKEDELRIYTFDSFFSKILRLFATHEGLSVDAELIDYLDIKEEFLKSLDTNEAIKLVRDLKDFNMSLGDFLNWLESLYLNYTGEKIINDTTFINPFDEFLRLKDNFTGANKKVDEWLGKITDLNSLLSSSFLDASKSNIQKALDLPTFAAAYEELLSIVAKYYGFLESNQLKLCFNYLDKFSEVAKNYHKEQNILSFSDVAIYVHKILQNKDLKDLFYFRLNSNLSHLLIDEFQDTSVIQYEIIKPIVEEIVAGIGIDDKQKSFFYVGDKKQSIYSFRGAKQEVFDLFHKNKTYNISLQNLDTNYRSKKAIVEFVNNNFKNLYDDYYEQLVASKENGVVSKIITEDYLNDVYKKIASLLKNGAKLDDICILTRDNANANEIANFLNEFGLKTNVNNNSLLVSKMSVRVLIEFAKYSILGDEIYGFFVKSVLGKDYSRLKIDITKSAYEIYNEIITHLDLCKDEYVLEFLDDISSKDFLDTIYNLSNKLASNNEAKGINIMTIHKSKGLQFEHLICVHLSKTPPHDTGLKIEYDFSSHKWYGFKKDASAIRNLRCFYDKDYAKKLEIYENTKKTDEINTYYVAYTRAISSLCIILNDGAGLSGINYAEITNESLDDDLLNFRYKENEASAISISYEFNPCVPLQNVKAKEFSTDAIMLGNAFHYFCELSDFNDESLNECLRLAYNKFNQVDFDKLKKLCEDLLKCVEFKELIKNHNLIKEYNFLYENKVNRIDLLAISDDCVKIIDYKSSFFNKSYEKQLKTYENFIKTRFSNHKISSYVVFYENEEFKLKRI; encoded by the coding sequence ATGAAACATATCGCATTAGCAGCAAGTGCTGGAAGTGGCAAGACTTTTACTCTAAGTGTTAGATATATTGCTTTAGTTTTAAGTGGGGCGAGTATTAATGATATAGTAGCTCTTACATTTACAAAAAAAGCCGTAAATGAGATGAAAGAGAGAATTACAAAGGTATTTTTAGAGCTTGAAAATAGAGCTGCCGAGCTTCAATTTTTGCAAGATTTATTAGGTTTAAGTGCCGAGCAAATAATAAATACAAGAAATAAATTCTTAAAAAACTTTAAAGAAGATGAGCTTAGGATTTATACTTTTGATAGCTTTTTTTCTAAGATTTTAAGGCTTTTTGCAACACACGAAGGCTTAAGCGTAGATGCGGAACTCATTGATTATTTAGATATTAAAGAAGAGTTTTTAAAGTCTTTAGATACAAATGAAGCCATAAAATTAGTAAGAGATTTAAAAGATTTTAATATGAGCTTAGGAGATTTTTTAAACTGGCTTGAGAGTTTGTATTTAAATTATACAGGCGAAAAAATCATAAATGATACGACTTTTATAAATCCTTTTGATGAGTTTTTAAGGCTTAAAGATAATTTTACTGGAGCAAATAAAAAAGTTGATGAATGGCTTGGCAAAATTACGGATTTAAATTCTTTACTTTCTAGCTCATTTTTAGACGCTAGCAAATCAAATATACAAAAAGCCCTAGATTTGCCAACTTTTGCAGCAGCTTATGAAGAATTACTCTCAATCGTTGCTAAATATTATGGTTTTTTAGAGAGCAATCAATTAAAATTATGCTTTAACTATTTAGATAAATTTAGCGAAGTTGCGAAAAATTATCATAAAGAGCAAAACATTTTAAGCTTTAGTGATGTGGCGATTTATGTTCATAAAATATTGCAAAATAAGGATTTAAAAGACCTTTTTTATTTTAGACTTAATTCAAATCTAAGCCATCTTTTAATAGATGAGTTTCAAGACACTTCAGTTATTCAATACGAAATCATTAAGCCAATAGTTGAAGAAATAGTGGCTGGAATTGGCATAGATGATAAGCAAAAAAGCTTTTTTTATGTAGGAGATAAAAAGCAATCAATTTATTCATTTAGGGGTGCTAAACAAGAAGTATTTGATTTATTTCACAAAAACAAAACCTATAATATAAGCTTGCAAAATCTTGATACTAATTATCGTAGTAAAAAAGCCATAGTAGAGTTTGTAAATAATAATTTTAAAAATCTTTATGATGATTATTACGAGCAATTAGTTGCAAGTAAAGAAAATGGAGTTGTAAGCAAAATAATCACCGAAGATTATTTAAACGATGTTTATAAAAAGATTGCAAGTTTGTTAAAAAACGGAGCAAAATTAGATGATATTTGCATACTTACAAGAGATAATGCAAATGCAAATGAAATAGCTAATTTTTTAAATGAATTTGGTTTGAAAACTAATGTAAATAATAACTCTTTATTAGTTTCAAAAATGAGCGTTAGGGTTTTAATAGAATTTGCAAAATACTCTATTTTAGGAGATGAGATTTATGGCTTTTTTGTAAAGTCTGTGCTAGGCAAGGATTATTCAAGGCTTAAAATTGATATTACAAAAAGTGCTTATGAGATTTATAATGAGATAATCACTCATCTTGATTTATGCAAAGATGAGTATGTTTTAGAGTTTTTAGATGATATTAGTTCTAAAGATTTTTTAGATACCATATATAATCTTAGCAATAAACTTGCATCAAACAATGAAGCAAAAGGCATAAATATCATGACAATTCATAAGAGCAAGGGCTTACAATTTGAGCATTTAATCTGCGTTCATTTAAGTAAAACCCCTCCACACGATACAGGGCTTAAAATTGAATATGATTTTTCTAGTCACAAATGGTATGGCTTTAAAAAAGATGCTAGTGCTATTAGAAATCTTAGATGTTTTTATGATAAAGATTATGCAAAAAAGCTTGAAATTTATGAGAATACGAAAAAAACTGATGAGATAAATACTTATTATGTAGCTTATACAAGAGCGATTAGCTCTCTTTGTATTATTTTAAATGATGGAGCTGGGCTTAGCGGGATTAATTATGCTGAAATTACAAATGAGAGTTTAGATGATGATTTGCTTAATTTTAGATATAAAGAAAATGAAGCAAGTGCTATAAGTATTAGCTATGAGTTTAATCCTTGCGTGCCACTTCAAAATGTCAAGGCTAAAGAGTTTAGCACTGATGCGATTATGCTTGGAAACGCATTTCACTATTTTTGTGAATTGAGTGATTTTAATGATGAGAGTTTAAATGAATGTTTAAGACTTGCATATAATAAGTTTAATCAAGTGGATTTTGATAAATTAAAAAAACTTTGCGAAGATTTGCTTAAATGTGTGGAGTTTAAAGAATTAATCAAAAATCATAATTTGATTAAAGAATATAACTTTTTATATGAAAATAAAGTAAATAGAATAGATTTATTAGCTATTAGCGATGATTGCGTTAAGATAATTGATTATAAAAGCTCGTTTTTTAATAAATCTTATGAAAAACAGCTAAAAACCTATGAAAACTTTATAAAAACTAGATTTTCTAATCACAAAATTAGCTCTTATGTAGTATTTTACGAAAACGAAGAATTTAAATTAAAAAGAATTTAA
- a CDS encoding YeeE/YedE family protein, translating into MNTLIFGIVFGFLLARYRFCFFSGFRNLFYFKDFSFVSALSFCIFLQSLGLFTLEYFKLITIPEFKFSILATIIGSFAFGVGMAFSKACVSGSFTRVINNSSYLITAFSFAFSMALFNGIFKKYIDIFTKNELTNIHTFLNISPFILVILLGILSIYLIYKAKKISILAIVLAILSLLMWKMIGFSFTLSVPSKNMILYLVTNQYRYLDSGVYFLFGCILGGIVANLKSFSLQGVSLKQGYFSVIGGFLMAFGASLASGCNVANILIASAYFSFQAFIFLPFMLFGFLIILRRVS; encoded by the coding sequence ATGAATACGCTTATATTTGGAATTGTTTTTGGATTTTTATTAGCAAGATATAGATTTTGCTTTTTTTCTGGTTTTAGAAATCTTTTTTATTTTAAAGATTTTTCATTTGTTAGTGCTTTAAGTTTTTGTATATTTTTACAATCTCTTGGCTTATTCACATTAGAATATTTTAAACTAATTACCATACCCGAGTTTAAATTCTCAATACTTGCTACTATTATAGGTAGCTTTGCATTTGGCGTTGGAATGGCGTTTAGCAAGGCTTGTGTTAGTGGTAGTTTTACTAGAGTTATTAATAATAGTTCTTATTTAATAACGGCTTTTTCTTTTGCTTTTAGTATGGCTTTATTTAATGGAATATTTAAAAAATATATAGATATTTTTACAAAAAATGAGCTTACTAATATTCATACTTTTTTAAATATTTCGCCTTTTATTTTAGTGATTTTACTTGGAATTTTAAGTATATATTTAATCTATAAAGCCAAAAAAATCAGCATTCTAGCAATAGTTTTAGCAATTTTAAGTCTTTTAATGTGGAAAATGATTGGTTTTAGTTTTACTTTATCAGTTCCTAGTAAAAATATGATTTTATATCTAGTAACCAATCAATATAGGTATTTAGATTCTGGAGTTTATTTTTTATTTGGTTGTATTTTAGGTGGGATTGTTGCTAATTTAAAATCATTTTCGCTTCAAGGTGTATCGCTAAAACAAGGATATTTTAGTGTAATTGGAGGCTTTTTGATGGCTTTTGGAGCTTCTCTTGCAAGTGGTTGCAATGTGGCAAATATTTTAATAGCTAGTGCTTATTTTAGCTTTCAAGCTTTTATATTTTTACCTTTTATGCTTTTTGGATTTTTGATTATTTTAAGGAGAGTATCGTGA
- a CDS encoding rhodanese-like domain-containing protein, protein MKKLILLFALIFSACFNADNVKLLNTDEFKARLNSDYLIIDTRIDSYYNGFSEDGAKNGGHIKGALNISALSMDFVENKKFEEYFKGKGITKDKKLVFYGSNLDEIKKVSSEFLARGYKGEIYADFIDYANNNDLVKLKNYQLAVYPKWLNDLMQGKKVESFDGKDFMVFEVSWGENSDEYSEHIKGAYHFNTDLIENAPVWNLSDAKTLENNLLNLGITSEKTIILYSKNQMAALRVFFALKYAGVKDVRFLNGGLYSWQEAGFSIEKTPNIPNKESDFKAIIPANANINISMPDDIKNYKGDLKLVSIRAWDEFIGKISGYDYIPKSGEPKGAIWGFAGTNSSNVADYYDPDGTLRNPYEIYELWQSQGINKNDNLAFYCGTGWRASVAWFIALLDGWENIYVYDGGWNAWQMDESLEVQKNLDLVKPDSKNDYGAVFKEGASCKS, encoded by the coding sequence GTGAAAAAATTAATTTTATTGTTTGCACTTATTTTTAGTGCTTGTTTTAATGCTGATAATGTTAAATTATTAAATACTGATGAGTTTAAAGCTAGATTAAATAGTGATTATTTGATAATTGATACAAGAATTGATAGTTATTATAATGGTTTTAGCGAAGATGGGGCAAAAAACGGCGGTCATATTAAAGGGGCTTTAAATATTAGTGCTTTATCAATGGATTTTGTTGAAAATAAAAAATTTGAAGAATATTTCAAAGGCAAAGGCATTACAAAGGATAAAAAGCTCGTATTTTATGGCTCTAATTTAGATGAGATAAAAAAAGTTAGCTCGGAGTTTTTAGCTCGTGGTTATAAAGGCGAGATTTATGCTGATTTTATAGATTATGCAAATAATAATGATTTAGTAAAACTTAAAAATTATCAACTAGCAGTCTATCCTAAATGGCTAAATGATTTAATGCAAGGTAAAAAAGTTGAGAGTTTTGATGGTAAAGACTTTATGGTTTTTGAGGTTAGTTGGGGAGAAAATAGTGATGAATACAGCGAGCATATAAAAGGTGCTTATCATTTTAATACTGATTTAATAGAGAATGCTCCTGTTTGGAATTTAAGTGATGCAAAAACTTTAGAAAATAATCTTTTAAACTTAGGAATAACAAGCGAAAAAACTATAATTTTATATTCTAAAAATCAAATGGCAGCTTTAAGAGTATTTTTTGCATTAAAATACGCTGGGGTTAAAGATGTTAGATTTTTAAATGGTGGGCTATATTCTTGGCAAGAAGCAGGATTTAGTATAGAAAAAACTCCAAATATACCTAATAAAGAAAGTGATTTTAAAGCGATAATTCCTGCAAATGCTAATATAAATATATCAATGCCAGATGATATTAAAAATTATAAAGGGGATTTAAAGCTAGTAAGTATTAGGGCTTGGGATGAGTTTATAGGCAAAATTAGTGGTTATGATTATATACCAAAAAGTGGTGAGCCAAAAGGAGCTATTTGGGGATTTGCAGGGACAAATTCATCTAATGTGGCTGATTATTACGACCCTGATGGAACGCTTAGAAATCCTTATGAAATATATGAATTATGGCAAAGTCAAGGCATTAATAAAAATGATAATTTAGCTTTTTATTGTGGCACAGGCTGGAGAGCTAGTGTTGCTTGGTTTATTGCTTTACTTGATGGTTGGGAAAATATTTATGTATATGATGGTGGCTGGAATGCTTGGCAAATGGATGAGAGCTTAGAAGTGCAAAAGAATTTAGATTTAGTTAAACCTGATTCAAAAAACGATTATGGAGCAGTGTTTAAAGAAGGTGCTAGTTGTAAAAGCTAA
- a CDS encoding major outer membrane protein — MKLVKLSLIAVITAGSMSVANAVALDEAIQNVDLSGMLRYRYEGISEKNSLKDKSTKDTIQLHGYKAQLKFTSDIADNFKATALFQYSNQDASFALNQPGLTPSNEALRDKVENNINTSKTFNIRDAYLTYTNYDTSFMFGRMEIGSIWTDDLLGTGLKIVNNSIENVTLAAYAFDNYNKDSDLGVIATKNDDDSIKSVSGKNIYGIAAIANFDPVAAELWVANMASWGTLYAVDFNVNLGDKDDFAYNIHAQYAGNNLKKDRKDLLKQATGDEVANGNFYAIEAGFEAFGLDFNIGYAGYGKKDKATINTIEDSGKLINYGEYAMKDYQTGAVGKKDFVFGTIGYTFEDVRFGVDIINGTNKIKNGDKTDKEKLFEVKPQLSYKYSDKLNFSAFYAYGKTKNYEGIEDCKKDEKLIRFEAKYTF, encoded by the coding sequence ATGAAACTAGTAAAACTTAGTTTAATTGCAGTAATTACTGCAGGTTCAATGTCAGTTGCAAATGCTGTTGCTTTAGATGAAGCTATTCAAAATGTAGATTTATCAGGTATGTTAAGATATAGATATGAAGGAATTAGCGAAAAAAATTCATTAAAAGACAAATCTACAAAAGATACAATCCAATTACACGGATATAAAGCTCAATTAAAATTCACTTCAGATATAGCTGATAATTTTAAAGCTACTGCATTATTTCAGTATTCAAACCAAGATGCTTCATTTGCTTTAAACCAACCAGGTTTAACACCATCTAATGAAGCTTTAAGAGATAAAGTTGAAAATAATATAAATACAAGCAAAACTTTTAATATAAGAGATGCTTATTTAACTTACACGAATTACGATACCTCATTTATGTTCGGTAGAATGGAAATTGGCTCAATTTGGACTGATGATTTATTAGGAACAGGATTAAAAATCGTAAATAATAGCATTGAGAATGTAACTTTAGCAGCTTATGCTTTTGATAATTACAATAAAGATAGTGATTTAGGCGTTATTGCTACAAAAAATGATGATGATAGTATAAAAAGCGTAAGTGGTAAAAATATATATGGTATAGCAGCAATTGCTAATTTTGACCCAGTAGCAGCAGAGTTATGGGTAGCAAATATGGCTAGTTGGGGCACATTATATGCGGTAGATTTCAATGTTAATTTAGGTGATAAAGATGATTTCGCATACAATATTCACGCTCAATACGCAGGTAATAATCTTAAAAAAGATAGAAAAGATTTATTAAAACAAGCTACAGGCGACGAAGTAGCTAATGGTAATTTTTATGCTATTGAAGCTGGTTTTGAAGCATTCGGCTTAGATTTTAATATAGGTTATGCTGGTTATGGTAAAAAGGATAAAGCTACAATTAATACTATAGAAGATAGTGGCAAATTGATTAATTATGGCGAATACGCTATGAAAGATTACCAAACAGGAGCAGTAGGTAAGAAAGATTTCGTATTCGGAACAATTGGCTATACATTTGAAGATGTAAGATTTGGTGTTGATATTATTAACGGAACAAATAAAATCAAAAATGGCGATAAAACTGATAAAGAAAAATTATTTGAAGTTAAGCCACAACTATCTTACAAATACAGCGACAAATTAAACTTCTCAGCATTCTATGCTTATGGTAAAACAAAAAATTATGAAGGTATAGAAGATTGTAAAAAAGATGAAAAACTAATCAGATTTGAAGCAAAATATACATTCTAA
- the rplM gene encoding 50S ribosomal protein L13, with protein MTKITKPNEVKRDWIIVDAEGKRFGRLLTEVATILKGKHKPCYTPNVDCGDYVVIINASKAEFTGTNKADDKLYHRHSGYFGSTKSEKFGDLLANNPAKLYKLAVRGMLPKTTLGRAMLKKLKVYAGSEHPHTAQVKGK; from the coding sequence ATGACAAAAATAACAAAGCCAAACGAAGTTAAAAGAGATTGGATAATTGTAGATGCTGAAGGTAAGCGTTTCGGTCGTCTTTTAACAGAAGTTGCGACAATATTAAAAGGCAAACATAAGCCTTGTTATACACCAAATGTTGATTGCGGAGATTATGTTGTAATTATCAACGCATCTAAAGCAGAATTTACTGGAACAAACAAAGCTGATGATAAATTATATCACAGACATTCAGGCTATTTTGGAAGCACTAAGAGTGAAAAATTCGGTGATTTATTAGCAAATAATCCAGCAAAATTATATAAATTAGCAGTTCGTGGAATGTTGCCTAAAACTACTTTAGGTCGTGCAATGCTTAAGAAATTAAAAGTTTATGCAGGTAGCGAACACCCACATACAGCTCAGGTAAAAGGAAAGTAA
- the rpsI gene encoding 30S ribosomal protein S9 yields MAKVYATGKRKTAIAKVWAKAGSGKIIVNGVDLNTWLGGHEAIKLKVVQPLLVTKQEGLMDITASTLGGGYNAQAEALRHGISRALAAMSADFRALLKPQGLLTRDSRVVERKKYGRRKARRKPQFSKR; encoded by the coding sequence ATGGCAAAAGTTTATGCAACAGGTAAAAGAAAAACTGCAATAGCTAAAGTTTGGGCTAAGGCTGGAAGTGGTAAAATTATAGTGAATGGCGTTGATTTAAATACTTGGTTAGGCGGACACGAAGCTATTAAATTAAAGGTAGTTCAACCTTTATTAGTAACTAAGCAAGAAGGTTTAATGGACATTACAGCTAGCACATTAGGTGGTGGTTATAATGCTCAAGCTGAAGCTTTAAGACACGGAATTTCTCGTGCTTTAGCTGCTATGAGTGCTGATTTTAGAGCGCTACTTAAACCACAAGGTTTATTAACTCGTGATAGTCGTGTGGTTGAGCGTAAAAAATACGGCCGCAGAAAAGCAAGAAGAAAACCACAATTTAGTAAACGTTAA